A stretch of Xanthocytophaga agilis DNA encodes these proteins:
- a CDS encoding response regulator transcription factor: MKILLIEDEQNLADFMAKGLLQAGHIVEVSHNGAKGLEIAGSDTFDLILLDLMLPGTNGYDILTNLRSFNIFIPVLIISALSDSSHVVKGLDMGAVDYIKKPFDWEELLARIRVIQKKLINIQTPKIIIEDMTIDLGSRKVTRAEKEIRLTAKEFVLLEYLARNANRIVSKNQIMENVWEMDFDPGSNIVEVHIHGLRKKIDKGSDNPLIETVLGLGYSLKGEKS; encoded by the coding sequence ATGAAAATACTACTCATTGAAGACGAACAAAATCTGGCCGATTTTATGGCAAAAGGATTACTTCAGGCCGGCCATATTGTGGAAGTTTCTCATAATGGAGCAAAAGGATTGGAAATTGCAGGCTCTGATACATTTGATCTCATCCTGCTTGATCTGATGCTCCCTGGAACCAATGGATACGATATACTCACCAACCTTCGTTCCTTTAACATCTTTATCCCTGTTTTGATAATCAGTGCATTAAGTGATAGCTCACATGTGGTAAAAGGATTAGACATGGGAGCAGTGGACTATATAAAAAAACCGTTTGACTGGGAAGAATTGCTTGCCCGCATCCGAGTGATTCAAAAGAAACTGATCAATATACAGACACCTAAAATCATTATTGAGGATATGACCATTGATCTGGGCAGTCGGAAAGTGACACGGGCCGAGAAGGAGATCCGACTCACAGCCAAGGAATTTGTATTACTGGAATACCTGGCAAGAAATGCCAACCGGATTGTGAGTAAAAATCAGATTATGGAAAATGTATGGGAAATGGATTTTGACCCAGGAAGCAATATCGTAGAGGTACATATTCATGGGTTGCGCAAAAAGATAGATAAGGGGTCAGACAATCCCCTGATAGAAACAGTACTGGGATTAGGATATAGCTTAAAAGGAGAAAAATCATAA
- a CDS encoding histidine kinase dimerization/phospho-acceptor domain-containing protein — protein MKLNWPTLNLRKKAAVFFAAAFLVLWSCASFLFFQRLKKTLYATLDGQLKARATIVTEKTSLHPKIVPLPQNNESFLILYQHTDFYHPNLTDTVFKPVSLPFTVRSDSAFSENHWRVIRQKTHLENRGYLIVVYGVPANAVEEEIRSLTCINWLLLVCGFLLSLVVANWLTGRLLSPLQKVIALTQAINFKTITLLDDPSTKDEINDLVVSFNRMLLRIKEQSDKQTAFFASASHELRTPLSVMQTRLQVWLQSEAISPEIKSLFEQQLTEVKRMTKMTNDFLLLSQLKSGQILTTGTVTNLSDLVAVSLTYFKSKADQKNTTFKIEYSSLEADWDVVMDAEKTTIIVNNLLENAIKYSPDKEKITIRFEQSETRVMVCIENYIHADINPVMADLKNEFYHSKPLDGEGFGLGLWIANQLATIQQMSLELYIQNGCFQAWLSIPVTKSENLIRAI, from the coding sequence ATGAAACTCAACTGGCCGACCCTGAACCTTCGGAAAAAAGCGGCTGTTTTTTTTGCCGCTGCTTTTTTAGTTCTCTGGTCATGTGCCAGCTTTTTGTTTTTTCAGCGACTAAAGAAAACATTGTATGCCACCCTGGATGGCCAGTTGAAAGCCAGGGCTACTATCGTGACTGAAAAAACAAGTCTGCACCCGAAAATAGTACCGTTGCCCCAAAACAATGAATCTTTTCTTATTCTCTATCAGCATACGGACTTTTACCACCCTAATCTAACGGATACAGTCTTTAAACCGGTTTCCTTACCTTTTACTGTTAGGTCAGACTCTGCCTTTAGTGAAAATCACTGGCGGGTTATCCGCCAGAAAACACATCTGGAAAACAGAGGGTACCTGATTGTAGTCTATGGGGTGCCAGCCAATGCAGTTGAAGAAGAAATTCGTTCACTCACATGTATAAACTGGTTATTGCTTGTATGCGGCTTTCTACTCTCATTGGTAGTGGCCAATTGGCTGACCGGACGTTTACTAAGTCCGTTGCAGAAAGTGATTGCATTAACCCAAGCCATCAATTTTAAAACAATAACCCTGCTGGATGACCCCTCTACAAAGGATGAAATCAATGACCTGGTCGTTTCGTTTAACCGTATGCTGTTGCGCATAAAAGAACAATCCGATAAGCAAACCGCTTTTTTCGCTTCGGCCTCCCATGAGTTACGCACTCCTCTGAGTGTGATGCAAACCAGATTGCAGGTCTGGTTACAAAGTGAAGCAATCTCACCAGAAATAAAATCGCTCTTTGAACAGCAGCTTACAGAAGTAAAACGCATGACAAAGATGACAAATGATTTTCTGCTGTTAAGTCAATTAAAAAGCGGACAGATACTCACTACCGGGACTGTAACTAATCTATCAGATCTGGTAGCTGTCTCACTCACCTATTTTAAATCAAAAGCTGATCAGAAAAACACAACCTTTAAAATTGAATACTCTTCATTGGAAGCAGACTGGGATGTGGTAATGGATGCCGAGAAAACAACAATCATTGTCAACAATCTGCTTGAGAACGCTATTAAGTATTCTCCGGATAAAGAAAAAATAACGATCCGGTTTGAGCAGAGTGAAACAAGAGTAATGGTATGTATAGAAAATTATATACATGCCGATATTAATCCAGTGATGGCTGATCTGAAAAATGAATTCTATCATTCCAAACCTTTGGATGGAGAAGGGTTTGGTCTGGGGCTCTGGATTGCCAATCAGCTTGCCACAATCCAGCAAATGTCTCTGGAATTATATATACAAAATGGATGCTTTCAGGCCTGGCTTTCTATCCCTGTTACAAAATCAGAAAACTTGATACGGGCTATCTAA
- a CDS encoding transposase, translating into MSSEYLPTIAQIYRQRWQIETLFGAFKSRGLNLAGVNNYKRINTFLFVESIRLTWAIRSMVT; encoded by the coding sequence ATGAGTAGCGAGTATTTACCTACTATTGCTCAGATTTATAGACAACGTTGGCAAATTGAAACTTTATTTGGTGCTTTTAAATCCAGAGGCTTGAATCTTGCTGGGGTCAATAACTATAAACGAATTAATACATTCCTTTTTGTGGAGAGTATAAGATTAACTTGGGCGATTCGTAGTATGGTTACTTAG
- a CDS encoding chemotaxis protein CheW, producing MKTEFTSSSSYLSFKLGEEMFAINVLRVNKIVQIGKVTYTPHTPACIRGIIHLDGATLPVIDLHVKLAIPVMGKPAIHEPAIKKSDFDSLENNCLIVVTVHYLEANSKIKQNYTIGVLVDSVVEVFDLSEDQIKPLPDLGIDLNATPIKETCQVGKELILLLDTDKVFSPTQLITVSDLDSLLSHL from the coding sequence ATGAAAACAGAATTTACATCAAGTTCTTCGTACTTGTCTTTCAAATTGGGAGAAGAGATGTTTGCTATTAACGTGTTGAGAGTTAACAAAATTGTTCAAATTGGTAAAGTTACCTATACTCCACACACACCTGCTTGTATTCGAGGGATCATTCATCTGGATGGGGCTACCTTACCTGTAATTGACTTGCATGTAAAGTTGGCAATCCCTGTCATGGGTAAACCTGCTATACATGAACCTGCTATAAAGAAGTCTGATTTCGATAGCTTAGAGAATAATTGTCTTATTGTTGTAACGGTTCATTATCTGGAAGCCAATAGCAAAATTAAACAAAATTATACTATAGGTGTACTTGTTGATTCTGTAGTAGAGGTATTTGACTTATCCGAAGATCAGATCAAACCATTACCAGATCTGGGAATTGACTTGAATGCCACTCCAATCAAAGAAACTTGTCAAGTTGGAAAAGAGCTTATTTTACTGCTGGATACAGATAAAGTTTTTTCTCCAACTCAACTAATCACTGTTTCGGATCTGGATTCATTGCTTTCTCACCTGTAA
- a CDS encoding response regulator, with protein sequence MKKNILIVDDFEISRNLLDKLLTKAGCLVMSAEDGVDAQTYLDGRCFDLIITDLNMPNMDGIELVKAIRAHAIYRYIPVIMLSTKSNQDRPAIEAGVTVFIQKPFQVETLLASVKKIVRC encoded by the coding sequence ATGAAAAAGAACATACTGATAGTAGATGATTTTGAAATCTCACGCAACTTACTTGACAAACTACTCACAAAAGCAGGATGTCTGGTTATGAGTGCTGAAGACGGAGTAGATGCGCAAACGTATTTGGATGGGCGATGCTTTGATTTAATTATTACTGATCTGAATATGCCTAATATGGATGGAATCGAACTGGTTAAAGCCATCCGAGCACACGCCATCTACAGATATATACCGGTAATTATGCTCTCAACCAAGTCGAATCAAGACCGGCCTGCCATCGAGGCAGGAGTTACGGTATTTATCCAAAAGCCTTTTCAGGTTGAAACCTTACTTGCCAGTGTAAAAAAAATTGTCAGATGCTGA
- a CDS encoding methyl-accepting chemotaxis protein, whose protein sequence is MRFTIKIKLILAFTFLLFLSAIIFFLGNSNLNTLNTRVDNIVHVNARLISLSAKVAEDIQFITKREKDLIINRDQEQMEECLEDIDTRTPQMNKRIEELQNLSSPQDKELLEQFQLVWKDYIRLYSRVKHLAYIVNTDSSNQAAYKLSSTVTRRVSDQATDIMNKIVNRNEAALVNASQETAALYTQGQRDMLVMIGISVVVACGIIYWIISSLQRSLTQAYVAITHLASGNFSITVEDYSDDEIGTLLDQIKYMIAKLKNSVDLAKRVSAGDLTITHNHTIEGELDTALGEMVIRLQEMMASIVQGADTIAAASLQMSIAAQQVSQGASEQAASIEEVSTSIEQMCSNIDQNTDNAQQTKKIALTAVNQIEEGNQSVNNTVFSMKNIASKIGIVGDIARQTNLLALNAAVEAARAGEHGKGFAVVAAEVRKLAERSQLAATEIDAISRSSVTTAEKSGKILELLVPSIQKTSLLVQEISASSQEQSSATGQISQAIEQLNQVIQQNAASSEQMASSAEELSLQAQQLKQAMMFFRIEHTFSQPEKKLTKNSIATSSNSVGLSVVAPKSSRQGVKLSLKEDSLDKDYCKY, encoded by the coding sequence ATGCGCTTTACAATTAAAATTAAACTCATACTTGCTTTTACATTTCTTCTTTTTCTGTCAGCTATCATTTTCTTTCTTGGTAACAGCAACCTGAACACACTTAATACCCGTGTTGACAACATTGTTCATGTCAATGCCAGATTAATCAGCCTTTCTGCCAAGGTTGCTGAAGATATACAGTTTATTACCAAGCGGGAAAAGGATTTGATCATTAACAGGGACCAGGAACAAATGGAAGAGTGTCTTGAGGACATAGATACCCGAACACCTCAAATGAATAAACGGATTGAAGAATTGCAGAATCTGTCCAGTCCGCAAGATAAAGAATTGCTTGAGCAGTTCCAGCTTGTATGGAAAGACTATATCCGGCTTTATTCCAGAGTGAAACATCTGGCTTATATTGTGAATACAGATTCAAGCAATCAGGCAGCCTATAAGTTATCTTCAACCGTCACCAGGCGTGTTTCCGATCAGGCTACAGACATTATGAACAAAATAGTGAACCGTAATGAAGCTGCATTGGTTAATGCCAGCCAGGAAACGGCAGCTCTATATACACAAGGCCAAAGAGATATGCTTGTTATGATTGGAATCAGTGTAGTAGTAGCTTGTGGTATTATTTACTGGATTATATCCTCATTGCAAAGATCTCTTACACAGGCATATGTTGCCATTACGCATTTGGCATCCGGTAATTTCTCCATAACAGTAGAAGATTATAGTGATGATGAAATAGGCACTTTACTGGATCAGATAAAATATATGATTGCAAAACTGAAAAATAGTGTAGATCTGGCCAAACGGGTTTCGGCTGGAGATTTGACCATAACGCACAATCATACAATAGAAGGTGAGCTTGACACAGCGCTGGGTGAAATGGTTATCCGCCTGCAGGAAATGATGGCAAGTATCGTGCAGGGTGCAGATACAATTGCAGCTGCCAGCTTACAGATGAGCATAGCTGCTCAACAAGTATCCCAGGGTGCAAGCGAACAGGCTGCTTCCATTGAAGAAGTATCCACTTCTATCGAACAAATGTGTTCGAATATCGATCAGAATACAGATAATGCGCAGCAGACAAAAAAGATTGCCTTAACAGCTGTCAACCAAATAGAGGAAGGCAATCAATCTGTAAATAATACGGTTTTCTCGATGAAAAATATTGCATCAAAGATTGGTATTGTAGGGGATATAGCCCGTCAAACCAACCTGCTGGCCTTGAATGCGGCGGTGGAAGCTGCACGAGCGGGTGAACATGGAAAGGGATTTGCCGTTGTTGCAGCCGAAGTCCGCAAACTGGCTGAGCGCAGTCAACTTGCAGCCACTGAGATTGATGCAATTTCGCGTTCAAGTGTAACCACAGCTGAAAAGTCAGGAAAGATATTGGAACTACTTGTACCCAGTATTCAAAAAACCTCTTTGCTGGTGCAGGAAATATCGGCATCCAGTCAGGAGCAGAGTTCGGCAACAGGACAGATTAGTCAGGCGATCGAACAACTCAATCAGGTAATACAACAGAATGCAGCTTCATCCGAACAGATGGCCAGTAGCGCAGAAGAACTTTCCTTACAGGCTCAGCAACTCAAACAAGCCATGATGTTTTTTAGAATTGAACATACTTTTTCCCAACCTGAAAAAAAACTCACAAAAAACAGTATAGCTACTAGTAGTAACTCTGTTGGGCTCTCTGTCGTTGCCCCAAAATCTAGCAGACAAGGTGTCAAACTTTCGCTCAAAGAAGATTCTCTTGACAAAGACTATTGTAAATACTAG
- a CDS encoding response regulator, which produces MNIHLFLLIIQACKINDMKIFEKIQTVLVVDDNEVDAIIAQKLLHHSGLVTTVIVYNSVDAAIRFLSTCSLAEQPQVMFLDLDMPDKNGFDFLSILSENPSLLNNNCILYILSSSIHYLDKEKVSTFPRVRQFLHKPMTRQLLTTLFVKHGQ; this is translated from the coding sequence ATGAATATTCATCTGTTTTTATTAATAATTCAAGCTTGTAAAATAAATGATATGAAGATTTTCGAAAAAATTCAAACTGTTCTGGTTGTAGATGACAACGAGGTAGATGCAATTATAGCCCAAAAATTGCTGCATCATTCTGGATTGGTAACTACGGTAATAGTGTATAATTCTGTTGATGCAGCCATTAGATTTCTTTCCACTTGCTCTTTGGCTGAGCAACCCCAGGTTATGTTTTTGGATCTGGATATGCCTGATAAAAATGGCTTTGATTTTCTTTCCATTTTATCCGAAAACCCTTCTTTGCTGAATAATAATTGTATACTTTATATATTAAGCAGCTCGATTCACTATTTAGATAAAGAGAAAGTAAGTACTTTTCCAAGAGTGCGACAGTTCTTACACAAACCGATGACAAGGCAACTATTAACAACTTTATTTGTAAAACATGGACAATAA